Below is a window of Osmia bicornis bicornis chromosome 8, iOsmBic2.1, whole genome shotgun sequence DNA.
GGACTATAACTAGTTGGTGGCCCCGCAAGGCCCATGCACATACCCCCTACTTCACCTGGCTCGCTACTCGAACCAGCCATGTGACAACTTCCATTTAATTCGTTGCTCATTTGCATCATGTGCATACCGTGCGGATTGCCAAATTGTATCATTCCAGTGTTGCCCGAATGAATGGGTCCTTCGTTACCCAACGAATTACTAGTTGCCGTGTTAGTGAGCTGTTGGCTCATCTGAGCCAACGAAGTTATAGGGTCAAAGTGATTTGTACTCATAGCTGTTAGATTGCCGAGTCGACCTCCGATATTGTTTGGATTAAGAGGCACATTGTCTGAAGGTTGACTCACGCTTATAGAAGGTCTTCCACAAGGGAAGGCACCGGTTGGACCGCCTAACGGAGTTACCACCGAGTTGTTCGCAGAATTACTTGGATTTGAGACTGTGGACTGTTGTTGCTGCGATTGCTGTTGGgactgttgctgctgctgttgttgctgttgctgctgctgctgttgttgttgttgttgttgttgtgattgttgttgctgttgttgagACTGTGTTGACTGCTGTTGATTATCCACCTTGGAAGGCGGAGATGTATCAGGTTTTGTAGTAGGTGATGCTGGTACCGTTCTGGGGGGACCCATACTGTCTGTGATGTTTGCATTGTGCGCTGGGCTACTCTGTGCACTTGCACTTGACTTGTTTCCAGGTTTCCCAGGGTCGGCTGGAGTATGCGGAGCACCGTTACCAGGTGTATGCGGAGTGTGAGGAGTGTGAGGACTGTGTAACGAGCCTGTGAAGCCGCGATTCATGCTGTCCATCTGAACAGGACTCGCACCTTCCGATCTGGCAGGGAACTGGTTACTGTTGTCCATATTTCCTGATAGAATCCTGTTGGACATCTCTGTATTGCTAGCCGTGTTTCTAAAAACACagaattacataaaattgTGTACGTCGTTCCATtcggaaataaataaaaactgtTAACAGAGAAAGATCTATTAAATATACTTACGTAGATAAATTTCCATCCTTAAGACTTGTATTTGGTTGTTTCTGTATAGTTAATTCCTGTCCTTCAAAAGTATTAAGATACTGAATTTGTTGAGGGCTTGGAACTGGCATCAGGTTCGCCTCCTTAACTCCTGCAGCGTTCACTCCTCCGGTGTGTTGCTGCTTTTGCTGGGCTAAGGATTGCAGCGTGCGGCAAAACATACCATCCACTATGTTGTAACACATAACACGATGAAATTCACTGCATGCTATTTAAGCAGtgaaacttttaaaatattttatatgtataatgttaGCATGATTATTGTTACTTAGTTCTTCTATTCGAGAATCCTTTGAATGCAATTTAACGCAAAACGTTGTTTAGTAAACGTGAAATAAGATTACAAAAATCTATCACATTGGTAgaaataattactttaatttagGTCTTACCATTTGGAGGTTGACCGGTGGGAAAGTCTAAAGACGAATCTTTTTGAGCATTCGTTCCGCTTGGACTAAGCGTCGAGATGTGCGAATGAGAAACGGGCGTCCCTGGATTGCTGTGGTTTAGCCTCGTCGTTGATACACCTGACGCATTTCCTACTGTCGGATTTGGAGAATCTTGACTGGTGGGACTTTGTCCTGGTAAATGGCTCGTTCTTTGATTGCTAAGTTGAAATTGTCTATTGCAATCTGCGGGTGAATTTAAAGCTGAACTCGCGCGAGGTGACGGTAACGATAAGTTACTAGTTGGGTTGTTAGGCGAGGAAGGATTCGGGCTTTGTATCGCGATCGGCACGCTCGCGGACCGAGTCGTTTGATGATACGGAGGTGGCGGACCTTGGCTACGTGGTACTCCTACCATATTAGCACCACGTAATGGAACTCCAGTTCCAGGACTTGCAACACTGgtctataaataattattattttcacaattattgtATATAAGTTAAAAGAAAACCATTATATAATCATTTTACCTTATTTTTTCCATCAAGAAACTGATGTTGCAACTTATGCCAATCCATAGTTGGAGGGCACTGAGTCGGTACTGAAGGAACGTTTGTTGAAGGACACGATGATACCGCTGTTCCTTGTGTCGCGTCTAACGCGTTTCCAGCTTCCTCTTTATGTTCAGGAAACAACATCATTTGCATTTTTCTGATTGTCGCTAACTGAACCTCTCGATGTTGTCTTTGTTGCGGTGTTAAATTTTCATCTGGAACTTTAACACCTTGCAGTGATGGTTGCAAACTACCTGGGCCTGGACTTGTAGTACCTCCTAATAAATTGGGACTGTGGCCCATTGTAGTACTATTAGGAGGTTGTGGATTTGCTGTAATGAAAGGTATGCTTCTAGTGGCACAGAGTGTACGAAGAATGtgttcaaaaaaaaaaaaaaggaatcgcAAGTACTTccaattacaattttaaacgccgataaaaatatgtattaccTGAATTTCCAGGTGAATTTGGTACAAGACAAGGCACATCTATATTTGCATCATCCAGGGATGGTTCAGAATTACCAAGGGAATTGCCACCATTCAGGTTTCTTAAATTAGGTTGTTCATTCCAGAATGGAGGTGCATTAGGGTCAAGAGCTGGTAGATCGGGAGGTTGTTCATTTTGAAAAGTGTTATTTGTAGTTCCTTGATGACCTTTCTGTTTCATCATTGCAAGATTGTTTAACCATTGTGCAGGATTCTGACGAAATTGATTTACCTTATTCGGATGTTTCTGAAATATCGTATTCTTATGTCAGTAAATAGTAATACGAGctttataaaacatttatatatacctctaaatattttttagtgcCTGGTTGCGCACAATGATAAGCAATTATTGACGGATATTGCCCCTGCAATACCGCGTCCGCACCTTTATTTGCTAATGTTgtagaaaatacaaaaatttgactTTGTTGTTGCATATATTGAGCTTCACCGCTTCCTGTACTAGTTCCCATCTGTTTGCCAAGAACATTACTAACTAGGGGTTGAATACCATCAGCAGTGATCACATTACCGCTACAATCTATACATACAAGAGGAATATTAACATTGAAAATCGATGAAGTAAAGGGAATTATCTATTTTTAAACTAAATCATACCAGGTATATCATCCGTAGGATTGTTATGATCGCCTTCTTGTTTCACTGAATTTAAAATTGGTTGATTTGCACTACTGTTTTGATTTTCACCCGCTATTGTACTTTCACCATTGGAAGGATCCAAACACGAATCTCTAGGACATTCTGTTGTGTCTTCTCCAGTTGTATCATCATTATTACCTCCGGTACCTTCTTCCTTAATCTTGACTGGGTCTGCGTCTGGTTCCTCTTTGACAACAGTGGTTGGTACGCAACTTGGTTCGCTGGGCTTCTTTTCTGTTTTCATCTTTGAAGCTTGCTGAGTGATAATTCTGTCAGACCTTGGTCAGCTGAGTAAAAATCAAACACATGGCCACTATTATCCGCAACGTGCGGAGTAACAATGCATGCGAACTGTAGATTATCAGAAACGATATCGTATTAGTAACACCACGTTGTACCCGCGTAAGACGTATCCAAAACATAGAATGGGGGCCAATGCACGCTGCACTCAAATTTCCTTGCCATTCGCGAGCATTGTTCTCCAACTTTATTTGTCACTTCATGGTCGCtttgattatttatttcttttacgCATGGCTGCCAACCGCCCGTCGAAAGTTAGACATCGTTTTAACGCGCCTCGAAAAGGAAGCGTTCATACTTTTAC
It encodes the following:
- the LOC114875196 gene encoding protein BCL9 homolog isoform X3, producing the protein MKTEKKPSEPSCVPTTVVKEEPDADPVKIKEEGTGGNNDDTTGEDTTECPRDSCLDPSNGESTIAGENQNSSANQPILNSVKQEGDHNNPTDDIPDCSGNVITADGIQPLVSNVLGKQMGTSTGSGEAQYMQQQSQIFVFSTTLANKGADAVLQGQYPSIIAYHCAQPGTKKYLEKHPNKVNQFRQNPAQWLNNLAMMKQKGHQGTTNNTFQNEQPPDLPALDPNAPPFWNEQPNLRNLNGGNSLGNSEPSLDDANIDVPCLVPNSPGNSVPDENLTPQQRQHREVQLATIRKMQMMLFPEHKEEAGNALDATQGTAVSSCPSTNVPSVPTQCPPTMDWHKLQHQFLDGKNKTSVASPGTGVPLRGANMVGVPRSQGPPPPYHQTTRSASVPIAIQSPNPSSPNNPTSNLSLPSPRASSALNSPADCNRQFQLSNQRTSHLPGQSPTSQDSPNPTVGNASGVSTTRLNHSNPGTPVSHSHISTLSPSGTNAQKDSSLDFPTGQPPNVDGMFCRTLQSLAQQKQQHTGGVNAAGVKEANLMPVPSPQQIQYLNTFEGQELTIQKQPNTSLKDGNLSTNTASNTEMSNRILSGNMDNSNQFPARSEGASPVQMDSMNRGFTGSLHSPHTPHTPHTPGNGAPHTPADPGKPGNKSSASAQSSPAHNANITDSMGPPRTVPASPTTKPDTSPPSKVDNQQQSTQSQQQQQQSQQQQQQQQQQQQQQQQQQQQSQQQSQQQQSTVSNPSNSANNSVVTPLGGPTGAFPCGRPSISVSQPSDNVPLNPNNIGGRLGNLTAMSTNHFDPITSLAQMSQQLTNTATSNSLGNEGPIHSGNTGMIQFGNPHGMHMMQMSNELNGSCHMAGSSSEPGEVGGMCMGLAGPPTSYSPTTSHTGSPGVPSKMGHPIMGHGMMSSHSGNAGGGYPAGDPHAPPPRLMTGHVTGPSPYNGANVQVKPSAPNTIQYLPARPNVGHTPRGPPSLDFLQRFTNPLTNLESKMAAPSVNLQYFPNGCVPNSMGPHSGMPSAMSGGLPGMGGSPRMDGQSMNASVGVHPSMRPVGNMRPQPNLMRMQHMVGGGVFPGGSMDPDKVFPPDMVSQVPSQPNPGMYVSGSKGSPMGLGPPPDATQPLPPSMGGATSNFKNSPFVGSGPSMSDPNYAQQFHNFQQQLYATGTRGSGPPHPNLHPPPNSHSHQQFFMPK
- the LOC114875196 gene encoding protein BCL9 homolog isoform X4: MKTEKKPSEPSCVPTTVVKEEPDADPVKIKEEGTGGNNDDTTGEDTTECPRDSCLDPSNGESTIAGENQNSSANQPILNSVKQEGDHNNPTDDIPDCSGNVITADGIQPLVSNVLGKQMGTSTGSGEAQYMQQQSQIFVFSTTLANKGADAVLQGQYPSIIAYHCAQPGTKKYLEKHPNKVNQFRQNPAQWLNNLAMMKQKGHQGTTNNTFQNEQPPDLPALDPNAPPFWNEQPNLRNLNGGNSLGNSEPSLDDANIDVPCLVPNSPGNSDENLTPQQRQHREVQLATIRKMQMMLFPEHKEEAGNALDATQGTAVSSCPSTNVPSVPTQCPPTMDWHKLQHQFLDGKNKTSVASPGTGVPLRGANMVGVPRSQGPPPPYHQTTRSASVPIAIQSPNPSSPNNPTSNLSLPSPRASSALNSPADCNRQFQLSNQRTSHLPGQSPTSQDSPNPTVGNASGVSTTRLNHSNPGTPVSHSHISTLSPSGTNAQKDSSLDFPTGQPPNVDGMFCRTLQSLAQQKQQHTGGVNAAGVKEANLMPVPSPQQIQYLNTFEGQELTIQKQPNTSLKDGNLSTNTASNTEMSNRILSGNMDNSNQFPARSEGASPVQMDSMNRGFTGSLHSPHTPHTPHTPGNGAPHTPADPGKPGNKSSASAQSSPAHNANITDSMGPPRTVPASPTTKPDTSPPSKVDNQQQSTQSQQQQQQSQQQQQQQQQQQQQQQQQQQQSQQQSQQQQSTVSNPSNSANNSVVTPLGGPTGAFPCGRPSISVSQPSDNVPLNPNNIGGRLGNLTAMSTNHFDPITSLAQMSQQLTNTATSNSLGNEGPIHSGNTGMIQFGNPHGMHMMQMSNELNGSCHMAGSSSEPGEVGGMCMGLAGPPTSYSPTTSHTGSPGVPSKMGHPIMGHGMMSSHSGNAGGGYPAGDPHAPPPRLMTGHVTGPSPYNGANVQVKPSAPNTIQYLPARPNVGHTPRGPPSLDFLQRFTNPLTNLESKMAAPSVNLQYFPNGCVPNSMGPHSGMPSAMSGGLPGMGGSPRMDGQSMNASVGVHPSMRPVGNMRPQPNLMRMQHMVGGGVFPGGSMDPDKVFPPDMVSQVPSQPNPGMYVSGSKGSPMGLGPPPDATQPLPPSMGGATSNFKNSPFVGSGPSMSDPNYAQQFHNFQQQLYATGTRGSGPPHPNLHPPPNSHSHQQFFMPK
- the LOC114875196 gene encoding protein BCL9 homolog isoform X2 — translated: MKTEKKPSEPSCVPTTVVKEEPDADPVKIKEEGTGGNNDDTTGEDTTECPRDSCLDPSNGESTIAGENQNSSANQPILNSVKQEGDHNNPTDDIPDCSGNVITADGIQPLVSNVLGKQMGTSTGSGEAQYMQQQSQIFVFSTTLANKGADAVLQGQYPSIIAYHCAQPGTKKYLEKHPNKVNQFRQNPAQWLNNLAMMKQKGHQGTTNNTFQNEQPPDLPALDPNAPPFWNEQPNLRNLNGGNSLGNSEPSLDDANIDVPCLVPNSPGNSANPQPPNSTTMGHSPNLLGGTTSPGPGSLQPSLQGVKVPDENLTPQQRQHREVQLATIRKMQMMLFPEHKEEAGNALDATQGTAVSSCPSTNVPSVPTQCPPTMDWHKLQHQFLDGKNKTSVASPGTGVPLRGANMVGVPRSQGPPPPYHQTTRSASVPIAIQSPNPSSPNNPTSNLSLPSPRASSALNSPADCNRQFQLSNQRTSHLPGQSPTSQDSPNPTVGNASGVSTTRLNHSNPGTPVSHSHISTLSPSGTNAQKDSSLDFPTGQPPNAQQKQQHTGGVNAAGVKEANLMPVPSPQQIQYLNTFEGQELTIQKQPNTSLKDGNLSTNTASNTEMSNRILSGNMDNSNQFPARSEGASPVQMDSMNRGFTGSLHSPHTPHTPHTPGNGAPHTPADPGKPGNKSSASAQSSPAHNANITDSMGPPRTVPASPTTKPDTSPPSKVDNQQQSTQSQQQQQQSQQQQQQQQQQQQQQQQQQQQSQQQSQQQQSTVSNPSNSANNSVVTPLGGPTGAFPCGRPSISVSQPSDNVPLNPNNIGGRLGNLTAMSTNHFDPITSLAQMSQQLTNTATSNSLGNEGPIHSGNTGMIQFGNPHGMHMMQMSNELNGSCHMAGSSSEPGEVGGMCMGLAGPPTSYSPTTSHTGSPGVPSKMGHPIMGHGMMSSHSGNAGGGYPAGDPHAPPPRLMTGHVTGPSPYNGANVQVKPSAPNTIQYLPARPNVGHTPRGPPSLDFLQRFTNPLTNLESKMAAPSVNLQYFPNGCVPNSMGPHSGMPSAMSGGLPGMGGSPRMDGQSMNASVGVHPSMRPVGNMRPQPNLMRMQHMVGGGVFPGGSMDPDKVFPPDMVSQVPSQPNPGMYVSGSKGSPMGLGPPPDATQPLPPSMGGATSNFKNSPFVGSGPSMSDPNYAQQFHNFQQQLYATGTRGSGPPHPNLHPPPNSHSHQQFFMPK
- the LOC114875196 gene encoding protein BCL9 homolog isoform X1, producing the protein MKTEKKPSEPSCVPTTVVKEEPDADPVKIKEEGTGGNNDDTTGEDTTECPRDSCLDPSNGESTIAGENQNSSANQPILNSVKQEGDHNNPTDDIPDCSGNVITADGIQPLVSNVLGKQMGTSTGSGEAQYMQQQSQIFVFSTTLANKGADAVLQGQYPSIIAYHCAQPGTKKYLEKHPNKVNQFRQNPAQWLNNLAMMKQKGHQGTTNNTFQNEQPPDLPALDPNAPPFWNEQPNLRNLNGGNSLGNSEPSLDDANIDVPCLVPNSPGNSANPQPPNSTTMGHSPNLLGGTTSPGPGSLQPSLQGVKVPDENLTPQQRQHREVQLATIRKMQMMLFPEHKEEAGNALDATQGTAVSSCPSTNVPSVPTQCPPTMDWHKLQHQFLDGKNKTSVASPGTGVPLRGANMVGVPRSQGPPPPYHQTTRSASVPIAIQSPNPSSPNNPTSNLSLPSPRASSALNSPADCNRQFQLSNQRTSHLPGQSPTSQDSPNPTVGNASGVSTTRLNHSNPGTPVSHSHISTLSPSGTNAQKDSSLDFPTGQPPNVDGMFCRTLQSLAQQKQQHTGGVNAAGVKEANLMPVPSPQQIQYLNTFEGQELTIQKQPNTSLKDGNLSTNTASNTEMSNRILSGNMDNSNQFPARSEGASPVQMDSMNRGFTGSLHSPHTPHTPHTPGNGAPHTPADPGKPGNKSSASAQSSPAHNANITDSMGPPRTVPASPTTKPDTSPPSKVDNQQQSTQSQQQQQQSQQQQQQQQQQQQQQQQQQQQSQQQSQQQQSTVSNPSNSANNSVVTPLGGPTGAFPCGRPSISVSQPSDNVPLNPNNIGGRLGNLTAMSTNHFDPITSLAQMSQQLTNTATSNSLGNEGPIHSGNTGMIQFGNPHGMHMMQMSNELNGSCHMAGSSSEPGEVGGMCMGLAGPPTSYSPTTSHTGSPGVPSKMGHPIMGHGMMSSHSGNAGGGYPAGDPHAPPPRLMTGHVTGPSPYNGANVQVKPSAPNTIQYLPARPNVGHTPRGPPSLDFLQRFTNPLTNLESKMAAPSVNLQYFPNGCVPNSMGPHSGMPSAMSGGLPGMGGSPRMDGQSMNASVGVHPSMRPVGNMRPQPNLMRMQHMVGGGVFPGGSMDPDKVFPPDMVSQVPSQPNPGMYVSGSKGSPMGLGPPPDATQPLPPSMGGATSNFKNSPFVGSGPSMSDPNYAQQFHNFQQQLYATGTRGSGPPHPNLHPPPNSHSHQQFFMPK